One window of the Trifolium pratense cultivar HEN17-A07 linkage group LG2, ARS_RC_1.1, whole genome shotgun sequence genome contains the following:
- the LOC123905081 gene encoding uncharacterized protein LOC123905081 isoform X2: MLILFVFLCFMDYGFEVHVDNDDGKLEESGVDRSSSALFSPKQISNPVLYKLVQEVVKNLRSSSSLKDLFSSFKFNGMLKCKSDRLFLEVQR, from the exons atgttaattttgtttgtttttctttgttttatggATTATGGATTTGAGGTGCATGTGGATAATGATGATGGGAAGCTTGAAGAAAGTGGAGTTGATAGAAGCAGTTCTGCTTTGTTTTCACCTAAGCAGATTTCCAACCCAGTTTTGTACAAACTTGTTCAG GAGGTGGTCAAAAATCTTCGGTCGTCATCCTCTCTAAAAGATTTATTCTCTTCCTTCAAGTTCAATGGAATGTTAAAGTGCAAGTCTGATAGGTTGTTCTTAGAAGTTCAGAG